In Camelina sativa cultivar DH55 chromosome 17, Cs, whole genome shotgun sequence, the genomic stretch TTCCAAGCCACGTGATGTCGAAACGATATATGTTAATTAcacccaaccaaaaaaaaaaaaacacacacacacacagcaGCAGCATCCAAGGCTCATGTCTCTTTGAAGACTGTAGAGGCACGGTGGTGGATGAGTTGGCAAAACATATGCAAGTTATGGGGTTACACTTGCATGCGTTTCCAAATAATTTGGGATGATGATGTGACTAATCAAATAAACAACTGTTTGCAACAAATCCATGCCTTTTAATGTGCTATGATACGTATCATACATACATTTATATATCATCGTACGTGGCCTTTCTTAACCCATACATATAATTATCGTTTCACACTTAGTACTAAAAAACCCcttaatatatattgttgttctACCATGTGAGTGTGCAATGTAAACgttaggtatatatatatagagcagGCTAGCAGCACGTTCGTTTTGTGATAATGGGAAATGAAGTTGGGGAAATTAAATGATCACGGGAGTTTGATAAGTATATAtgcaaattaattttgaagtgtATAAACAAGTACCTGAAGTAGTTTAAAGCAAAGAGTCCGACTCGCACATAAGCGGACAGATTCGACCATGTAAGTATCAAcagattatttattttctaatgattGGAATCCATACCGAAATGTTGTGAAActcatactatatatacattttgtgcTTAGACCAAAACTATGACATCACTTGATTATATTCTTCACATTATACTCtgagaaacaaattaataaaaaatatctttacAATAAACAGTTTCGAGATTTTATAGAATGagacaaaatcataaattatttaTCTTAGGAAAAGAGAGGGGGACATGCAGATTCATTGCAAAGGAACGTAGAGTAAAATATTTAGTCTTTAGGCAATGATCGGACAAAGGTTCGTAGATACAACGAGGCCTAAGGCCATGTTTATCGGTAGATCACATGGGTGATCTTGGggcttttaaaattaaaatttattgaacaGTACCCATAAGATCAGCCCAATTGATCTTAAATAAGATCAGTTCTTCCCACTGATCTAAAGGTGACGTGTCACACGGAAAgcttggtttcaatttttttttccttcgacatttttttttcttcgacattttttttcttcttctctcgcaAATGGCGACAAAGCGAAACGGCGACTACGACCACATCGCCGATGGATCCTCCTCCGCCGCGAAACCCTATCCATGATTCCGATCCTGAACCAAACACCGTGTCGATTTCTCCAAGCGACGAATCCTCAATCCGCGCTAAAGCTTCCACCTTCTTCGTTGAATTGCGAGCAGAGAGGAAGGAATCatcaacagagaaaaaaaatggtaaatttgCTTCGTCTTTCGTGAATTTGAGTTTTCGGGATTTgatattattgtttgttttggtttgaccTAAGTCTTCTTCTAACAAAGGTTTCTTCATTCTTCGTTGATTTAGTTTTCTGTAAGCGATTGGTTATAggggtttcttctttcttctaacACATggtaactttttcttcttttatgtttggGAATTTAGGGTTTGTTCGATTAGCCTATGCTTGAATTGTGTGTGAGCTTGAATTGTTCTCTTTAGTGGTTTATCTAACCAGTAGAAAAAGGTGTGATTTTGATAATGGTTTGACATTATCTAGAGATGTAACCACTGGGCTTAGTCTCTCGCTCTCGCTAGTTTCTTGTTACACTTCTGTTGCTCGCTGTTGCAAAATATCACTTATGGAACTGATGAATTAGAAAAAGCTTTAATGGTAGGCTCTTGCAGATGTGTTTTAGCCATCATcactctttaattatttttcctaGTTACATTTACCATGACCAAGCTTGAGAAGCTTTAAGGTGATATTGATTAAATTGACAAACGCAAAGGGACAGTTTAAAGTGATATGTTTTGTAGCTAGTGTAGTGCTGATTGACATGTTTTTATTGAGATTGCTGCTTATATACTGCAATTTCTCAAGTTTACTCTCAAGTAGAAGAGATTTGCAATTTGTTTCAGTtgttttaagctttttttattGGTATATCTTTGGCACTTGATGATGGTATTATAAGCTTACGGATTTGTGCAATTTGCCTTGTGTAGCTTTCAGTGAGAAACTGTTTCATCAGAGGATCCGTGGTAAGGTACGTGCAGTTACCTAAAGATGGACTCAATGTTTTTAAACTGCTCCTTCTCCTTATGTAGAACTAGTAGAAATCACTGAGTTACAAAATGAGGTTTGTCTTGGCCTTAACATCAGTTTCCTGAAACCAACACAACGTTGATCTGTGATACATACATTGCCCCAATATTCTATGATACATTTCAATGTGTGATGATGATATGGCAATGAGAAATGTACCTCTGGCAGGTGATACATATACCGCATAGGCTCATCAGTGTACAAGTTTTTATTGTTGAATCATAGAGCTTACCAGTGGGGGAATTCAAAGCAAATAGTATTGCTTAGTCTGCGGCATTTACAAGTCTATTTGTTTACACAATTGTGCATCATCAATGTGATGAACAACAACTCCTCCCCCTCCCCCAAGAGTtcgagtttgttttttttttttaaattttatttacaatgtttttttctgtttcataaaaatatggcattgtattttgaattttaataaaatttttataagtttgcaattaaaatgttattttataaaagttttaaattgtttatagttctaaaaaaatattatattattaaatcttaagatcttatacctgttctcccaataactaacttcttaacaaaagttcttaagaCCTGatcttacaatatttttacaatatttctcTTCTAAGATCACCCTCACCTGATCCCCCTATAAACATGCCCTAAGGCTAGATGGAACCCACATGGGCGCAAAAAGATTTGAACACATCAGCCACGTGGATTAGGCCAAAACCCAATGTTATAGTCCCTTTGTAATTAACACTTCTGTCTCTGTTAAACACAGCAAAAGCAAACGCACTTTCGTGTCAATCATCAacatcaactattaatattcGAGTGGAGTCTAATGTCACTAGCTTGTTCTAGATTTCCTGAGATacatttattaatatatgttttataaaattgaattgATCTCCATACAAAAAAGGTCACTCActcatgtgtgtttttttttttcttttccctcttGTGTTTTTAGTTTGGTGCTCAAACAATAAAAGATTTAGTTGACTAAAACTATACCCTAGCTAGTGATTTGGTGCATATAAAAACcttatttaaatttcaaaatagaaTAAGAAGCCTTGGGAGTATTTAAATATGGACCACCCTTTTACGTCCATAATCCGTTGCATAATCAGTAATCACAAGTTCACAACTCAGTttcataagcaaaaaaaaaaggaatggaaACGTCGCGATCGTACATAAAGGAGAGGGAGAAGCAGACGAAAAATTAACGGGTCGTGGGTCAGTATCCGGATCCGGGTCGGTCCAGATGAAGGTGAGGAAGCTCCGAGTGCTTATACCTGGCGGACGAAGATTGAACCAACCGGATCAGCTTCTTATCAAAGACTGCTGATTATATCGTTCATATTAAGTTTCTAAAAGCCTTTTCTGATATCTACTCACTCTCTCAAACATTTTGATTAGTCTTTTTCgtttcttcaatcttttttcaatctggttactatattctaaactaaattttatcacaacctttacgtagaaaatttaattactttttgtACGGTGTTTGGTGGGTTAAGTGGGCTTTCATTAGCAAAAAAGATTATCATATTTGGACCCTTAATAACCCCCATGAATTCTTTCAAAATGGGGAGATGATGAcaggttttttctttgtttcaccgACTCCAAATGCCGACgtttgatttttggaaaaaaaaaaaaaagactgataAAATGTGAAATGAAATGGGAGAAATGATCGACGAGATTTTGACAAGAATgaatatatgaaattgaatttggaAGTACGTATATAAACAAGTTGAGGTTTAAGCAAAATTAGTCCGACTGGTTTTACTTCAGAGAATATATAAGAGCTACTTCAACTGACAGATTCGATCGCGTACGTACTACGTAGGcatcaataaattatattttctaacagtgcataaaatagtaaaataggCTTGTAAACGTTCTAGTAATTCAGAGAAGATATAAGAGATAGTGAGATACTCTAGGACTTGtagtaatgaatttttttttttgctaaacagAATAAGAGTAATATTTAATAATCATCGATTTTTGGACAATGTATTTAAGTAGGTATGTATAAAGAAGCATTAATTTACATAGATATTGTACTCATTTCTTACAAGTCAAAacttaaaagtaataaaattaaattaaagtataCAGTATTAGGCAAATACTTATCTTGACAACTACATCGAATCATTATATTAATTAGACTCTCATAATGAGTATTACTCAACGTCTGACAATGCAACAAACAGAACATAGTATTAGTAGCAACTTATATGGTCCATCCCCTTTTTTGAATactcttaaaaaaacaaaggtttaaACCCCcccttctcattcttttttctcACCACCACAAAGCTTACCAACAAGAGTAAAATATCCTGTATCGTCCATGACCCTTCTGACGATAGCTTGTCGTTTAAGATTCACACCACTTGGAAAAACTTGTTGAGGGGCATGAAGCTCAGATATGCCCGTAAATGATATGTAGACATTTGCACATTTGGCCTTGAGCCTCCTCTTCGGCGGCAGCACATCTGTAGTTTCTATCACTACTTCCACAATATTCAACCCGGACAGACGGCTATACTGCAGCATAAAACAACAGTGTGGTGTTAATTACCAAACAGTGACCAATCATGGTGTGTCATTAACTGAGATTCAAAACTTACACGATTGATGGACCTATCAGCTGCACAAATTACAAGTTCCAAATACATCAAGATCCAATTATTATATTGCATGTCTGCTTCCTTGACCTACATGCAAAGGCAACAATTAATAACATATCAGTATCACTGCTGCTAGCATAACGGATCATGAGCAcaataaatcataattaattaatgtagtGTCGTGAGTGATTAATACATAGAGATCTTACCAAGTAAAATCGGTTTTGGTCTTTTAAATCATCATCCGAGGGCCAATCAGGCAAATCACCTATGAAGATACCAGAAGCGGATGCGCCACCGTGAAAGTGAGGTATAAAGGGCATCTTGGTGGTCACTGTGCGACAATTTTTATTAGTCAGAAAGCTAAGTGAATTTGTATTACTCATGCTAGActactataataaaaaataagaataatgcAGTGACCACAAGTCACCTAATTCGTCTTTAGGTCTAGCAACGGAGACTGTCAAATCCAAACTCCCGTAGGTGCGTTCATCGACTCGAACTTGAAAATCTTTACCCGATGGGCAAGAACGTAGATCGTGTGCAAGCAGAGTCATGTAGTAAGAGGACACAAAGTTCTGTAACATGTTGAATTTCTTTAGGGACCCGAGATGGAAGTTAGTTCTCTGACAGAacgaagaaagaacaaaaataaatgagaaatGTGTGGGTATAACAATAACAGAGCAACATGTTGTAACATGTAGTAAGAGGACACAAAGTATGGAAACCAGAAGAGACTTAGATTTCGTTACCTTCAACATATTGTAACGATGAAGCCCCACATTAGCATAATGCTTGACCAACATACGGTGAGGATAATGGTCAACATAACGTTCACAGTCGTAGGCTATCAGTCCATTTATCCTTCCAATCATAGATGGCGGTACAACAACATGCTCTAAATCAAAACCCTATATATAAGCAAAATCAATctatcataccaaaaaaaaaaccctagaaacgaACTAGGATGAGAGGTTTAGGGTTAATTTTGTGAAACAGATGGGAACAAATCACAATTATATAGATAAATTCTCTAAACAAACGATTAAGAAGATGAATGAATTACTTCGGTTTCCGCCACTTGAAGCCAGTAAGCTCTCTGCAAACGGAAATACTTCTCCTCCGCCGTCTCCTCCGCCGTCTCCATAAAATCTCCTCCTCGTGTTTGGGATCCAGGCGATATTagtttctattttacttttatataggGCGAACATTAGACGGACTTCAGTTGGGCCTTCTCAACCTAAATCTTATATCTGATTTACGAAACCAACcccatacataaaaaatatgtaatctctattatcttattttttttttttttccctcataTGTAATCTATTTCTATATTAGTATTTTCGaatgaaattacaaatttaaaataaatgttcgtttttatgaaaattacaatatttttatattcatattaaaaaaaatttacgattaattaattatatttattatccatataatcaaaattctaacattatctatataaaaaatatctaCATCATGTtccaaaattaataatacaaatatttgaaatattttttcagtattcaaaattatgattctcctttcatctttgtttgatttttatcttttaattgttTAGAATCATCACATATATAAAGCTATTAAAAATCTATTATTTTTCCACATGATTCAGATTTGAAAATCTATtattacttaattattattatgaatatgGTTTAAAATTGGGGGGATTTCAAAAACACCCCTTTTGCaataccatttttcaaaaacaccCCTCTttcaaactttaccaaaaaagccactaaaattttgaaaattttctaaatttgtgtGTAAGCTtattaatatatacacaaattacctttatatgtgtgtattttttttaactattttataaatacaatataaatactttttaaaaactgtttattttttaaaaaaaaccttgtaaaccttgtaaaaaactttttaaaatgttttaaaactttataaatatttggattgaaTCTCGAGGTAGTATTACGTAGAAGTACCTTGTGAaccatataaaactttataattttcatatttaaaaaaaaaaagtatttttgaaaatggatagatgaaagaggtatttttgaaaagggatacACTAAAAGgggtatttctcaaaaattctctttaaaattttgtatatggtttaatttggttttttaattgaACTGTTTAATTTTACCTTTCATAGTAAAATATtgaattgtttaaaatatttctattgATATATGTAAACTAACAACaagttttaaattatgaaaatttaaataatattaaaagattaaattaaCACATCTGTCATATTGCATGACCatacaaacaagaaaagtttgaatcaatattgctaaaaaaaaatatatcattaactCATTACCTcaatatatgttaaatattcattttactattttttaacaACGTCaataaatatacaaagaaaaacTAAAGTATAGTGTTAACCGGAATAAATTCGAAACTCAGAATAATAATTGATTCTATTAAATCAGTGGCATAAAgtagaaactaaaaaatatatagatgttgtCTTTGAAAATTCACCACATGCTCATGGATTGCCATTTTCGAGTTAAGAAATTGCTAAACACAAACTCTCATATCCGACGGAGCAATCACATTTGTATACCTAAGTGAGTTTGGTTACTCTTCATAAACTTTTTGAGTGCcctttataaattttgatatattttgaatttttgagttttgaattctgttattatgatatttattttaattttagttcattagtttgtaaaatttatatatttcttgattAGAACTCTACTTGCTATGTTTCACCAATAGTCACCGTGGAGACCGAGGCTGTACGTTTGATATATCGGAGTGGTACGACTCGCTCAAACGGACAATCTGTCATATATACGATATGAAAATTACGTTACCTAATAGAATAAACTTTGTTACTCAAtttcattttatgattttatttttgaatgaaTTCTTTACTGATGGTGTTTATTAATACTAGGAAAGCGACCCGTGCGTTGCCGCACGGGGAGATGAAatcctaaattgaaatttaacatttgtaattcatcctaaattcttttttttctcaatcaatttgatCGTTTTCACTTCTTGCTATTGTTTTCTGCTGATTAAAAAGCCAAAGattcatttcaatgttattatattttatgttgtcacaTACAAAAGTTAGCCTTTTTTAGAGtttgatttactatgaacattacttttaaccatatataaaatttcacttatgTTTGTCTTCGACCATATGGTGCTATATATTGGTATCCTTTCTTAATTCGCTATTagaaattgtctttgttgttgatcattatcAATCGAAATACATAC encodes the following:
- the LOC104756758 gene encoding UPF0725 protein At1g23960; the protein is METAEETAEEKYFRLQRAYWLQVAETEGFDLEHVVVPPSMIGRINGLIAYDCERYVDHYPHRMLVKHYANVGLHRYNMLKRTNFHLGSLKKFNMLQNFVSSYYMTLLAHDLRSCPSGKDFQVRVDERTYGSLDLTVSVARPKDELVTTKMPFIPHFHGGASASGIFIGDLPDWPSDDDLKDQNRFYLVKEADMQYNNWILMYLELVICAADRSINRYSRLSGLNIVEVVIETTDVLPPKRRLKAKCANVYISFTGISELHAPQQVFPSGVNLKRQAIVRRVMDDTGYFTLVGKLCGGEKKE